In Rhipicephalus sanguineus isolate Rsan-2018 chromosome 1, BIME_Rsan_1.4, whole genome shotgun sequence, the DNA window taataattgatgcaGCAATACTACTACATCTTACATTGCTTCCATGCTTTCAAATGTTACCTGACGTGGCTTGTTCTTTGCAGAAGTCTTCTTTGCCATTTTTGTCTTACTAAACAGCTGTATATTGTCTTGCGCACAGTTCTTTACTTTTTGAAATCATATGTATAGTTACCGTGACCACTGATTGATGTCTATATAACCTTTTTTTCCATTCAGATCATGTATGAGAGTTCCCCTGACACTTGTTAACTTAGGGGCTCCCTGTTTTGCAGTAATAAAGAAAATCCCCAACGAACACGAAACATCATCCCGTGTGCGCTGGGGATTCTAGAAACTCGCATATTAATTTTAGTTATTGGCAAAcagcaaaaacttggaggatgcttgagcttagcTTTCGAGAGTAGAACGCTATAGCGTAATTGGACCGTGTTCgtgtcgccttcccaatcgctagcctagcttcgcttctcggtggacacctaaaccgtgccgtaaggaaagcttaagtgcggacgccctccagCTCTTATATCCATGCTTGCGGAGCGACGAATCACAGCCGGGCCGATGTCGTTTGAAGCGCGCctgtgggccctttgcgccatctcgcgggtgatagtcaagcctctgccacgctgaagcacctccgagatgtgcgtaccactaacggtaaatggtgtatatgaatGACTTGGCGTTAGTATGCTAAAGGATGTATGCGTAATGGTCGAGCAATTAAATGCATCGCCCCACGGAGCGagtggtcgcaggttcgaatccccggtcccactcgaaccgaatatttttatttttttgctttcatcCAGTCTGAATGTTAGATCATggacaacgctgacttttcgctcacaaccaacgacgccggcacaGAGACCGATACCGGAATTCTTGCGAAACGAGCTTgttcacgctatcgcgttaataactgTGACTGCACCGAACCGCGTCTCTATTGAAACGTGCCCTGCGATTGTCTAATTGCTGTCTCCCTTGGCCCTTCGTGTTTCCTGGCGACGTTTGCGCGCCGTGAAAAACCATCTAGCCGAACAGCACGCTCTGCCTTGGTACTTGTGTTTATTCTTGAACACCATGGTGATTTATCTGCGCGTATCGCCATGTCAAAGGGTTCGCGCCGCGATTTCAATGCATGGGCATCATGCCTACGCCCTGTGCAGCCAAGGTGTTCACGGTGGCGCTGCGCAAGGCTCCGGGCGGCGGCCTGGGCCTCGGCATCCTGAAGGACTGCAGCGGTCCTGCTGAGACTGGCTACGTGCGGGTCCACGAACTTTATCCAGGTCAGCCGGCGCAGCTCTGCGGTCGCCTACGAACGGGCGACGTCATCCTCAAAGTGAATGGCGTCCGCTTGCTCGGCAAAAGCACTGCGGTTGGTATAAAAACTTTATCGTGCACGCGCTATAGTTTAGCGTGAGCTGTTCATATGATGCTGTTTAGCATGGGATCCTGCTGTTCATATCAGCGCCGGTCTCGTTTTATGCCTCATGCAACTTCCTTTTGGAGCGCAGCTCTTGGGCGCCCGTTCTTGTGCTgaacggcgtcgccgtcggcgtaaccgatagggcgaacgaggacgaaagagagccaCTGACCTCTAacttcgctttcttcctccgtcacgcgcgctggcccgtcacgcgcgctggcccctcggtcggagctcgtacgcatgcagggctggcacgtgcacttgcggctggcttcgcttgtcgcaaCGGGGCTGTCagtgtttcgcttggttcgcgacgcctgcaatgcacagggtggtgtgcgtagcactagagcgctggcagtttccgtggcaatatgtaacgaatattgcattgctacaactgcggatagttagaacttcaaacacagttcaCGTGGTCCCAACATGAAGCTGCACTcataattcgcattaggcagtatcgtaatcgtcggtcaaTTTTTCTTCTGGCTGCTTGACTGACACATGCGCGCTtatgcgtgtgtgcgcgcgtgcgcgtgtttgttttgcctttgctcgtgtgtgcgcgtgtgtgcgtgcgtgcaggGTAGACGTGCCATACGCGACTGTATGCATGTGTTCTTAAACAACCTTGAAGCCTTGCGTTTAGCTCGACGTTTATTGTGCGCTGTGTTACGCGAGGTAAAATTTGTAGAGAAGCCTTCCGCGGTGGTGCAGTGATTGCGGttctcggctgctggcccgaaggtcgtggtttcgatcccggccgcggcggccgcattttgatgaaggTGAAATGCCACAGGCCCACTTACTTAGATtgaggcgcacattaaagaactacagatggtggaaatttccggaaccctccactacggcgtgcctcataatgatattacGTACAACCTCAGCAGCTATTATTCCTATATTTCTAGAGGACATTGTTGtttgagagtgtgaaaatgttcttgtttttaaatattttgcaGCAAGCTCTAGAGATACTGAGGGCTGCGTCGGGCTTGGTGACACTTACGGTCTACAGGCAGCAGTCTGAGCCAAATAGTGATTCCTCGGTGAGTAACGCATTTTAGCCAGTGTAAATGGGAGCTGAAATATtttccgcctcggtggtacagtggttatgttgctcggctgctgacccgaaggtcacggcttcgatcccggctgtggcggtcacatttcgatggaggcgaaatgctagaggcacgtgcactgtgcatgcgatgtcggtgcacgttaaggaacaccaggtggtcgaaatttccggagccctccagtacgccgtgcctcataatcttatcgtcgttttggctcgtaaaaccttAGATATTATTACCAGAGTTGCAATGTGCAAACCGAAGCGTACGCGAGCTTTCTGGTAAAATTTTCTGTAGCAGTTTATTCAGGAAATGAGGGTCGGGTCACGCATATAGCGCTATCTTGTATTCCAGCTTTGTCCACAACAACACAAGAAACGGTCGTAGTTCTTCGCACATAATTCTGAGAAAAGGACGACCACAACAAGTGAACTACTCGCGCGTTATGctcttttcttctgttatgatactTGTTCCTCCAGGCACAAGCCGCCAAAGTGAATGTCCGGTGTTATGTTTTCCTGTGTGGACACCCGTAATGCTTTAGCGTGCTGTGCGCTTGCAAATGGGCGTCGTTGGATAACCCTTCTTAGCAGTGGCGAAGCCAATATAGCCGCATTCTGGCTCACTAACGGTACCGACGTCTCGTACGTCTTCTGTGAGATCGCGGAGCAGTCACCTTGGAGACACACTTATTCCTTCGGGAGCGGCGCGCAGAAGACGCAGAGGCAAAACACATGGGCCGCGGAATAGGTGCGTGTTTAACATGTGCCACACAtgaaaagaaccccaggtgctagcttcctggttagctcaactggTCGAGCAACCGCCCCGGAAtagcgttggtcccgggttcgaaccccggaccaggacaaatttttcggcaactaagatttctgagaaatccatatgaatttccttgtggcttcaagctacaaacgggtggttgtctattttccctttcttaacccttccgccaccttgcgggattccgcagaactcatttgcagtgTAACCTAACCTAACGAAACCAACAGATATAACGAAGCCATAGGAAGGTACAGGGGACGTTCTTTGTAGTGTTTAACTgtaatgtagtaattatgacataaatggaaaggaattaaggtacttgccgccggtagggaccgcaTATACACTTTAAGTGGACGGGACCGAAAGTGGACGGGAGAGCGACCGCCGTCGCagctagagcatcggacgcgtcatccTAATGTTGTAGGTTCGGCCACTACCCGACGGCAAGTTGcttcttcgtccactttaatttctttacattcATGCCATAATTGCTACGCTACAGTTAAAGACCACAAATATTGTCCATTTACCTTGCTTTGCTTTGGTTGGcagggaaacgaaaaaaaaaaaaagaaacgcattaTCCCGAAGAACGTATAACGTGGAATCTCACCAACGAGAGTCCACTGTATATTGTACCAGATATGGAAAAGACAAGCTGTATAataatcaaaaagaaaaaaaaaacgctcgctttccAAAGTACATGTTCCACAGCGCACAGCACCTTCAAATGTCGATTCTCGAAGATTCAACAAAATTTTTGCGACATTTTAAGCAAATTATATCAATGCGTCCGTACTTATTTCCTCTTAATTTTTAGAACTTATCTGGGTTGAGTTTTTCGACGAGAGAAGTGGACTTGTGTTTAATGAAATGAACAGCTCCACGCTTCAGAGAAGAGACAGAAACTACGAAAACTAAGTACACCCGCCTTGCTGTCTTGGATTTCTCTTATTTCGTAGCCATTCCATGAACTATACAGAAGTTTTCCTGTCAAGAAAAACAAACGACTTTGGTGGAGTTTAAACAACGTTTGCAGCTTGCAGCCACGGTAAGTGTACAGGAAATTGCACCGCGAGCAGGGCTGTATTTATCACGTCTGGGCGGAAGCGTTGCGCTTATACGTTTTTATGCCGCTACAGCCAATGAACGTTCCAATGGAGACAGactaaaaagaaaataatgaaaaGGTTGTGCGTGTTGAGATTTATTTgcgcttcagaaaaaaaagaggctGGCTATACGGCCTAATTTAACATTGATGAGATTTCGAGTGGGGTGTATTTCTTATAGGCAGTATTGACATGAAAACCGTACGTATTTAAACTTATTTTATTGCTTTTGTTTCGCTAGAATAGCCGGCACGTTGATGATTGTCGCTTTGAATGCGTCTCTAGCCACAATTAGGTGTGCGTTGTGCAGCATGTGTGTATCTACATCTCGAAAGTATGTCGGAAAGCACCACACGCTTATTGGCTTTTTTTACTTCGCTCGGTTTATGCCAGGTCGCCATAGCTTGGGACATGTCCTAAGCCGCGTACGATGTACGCAACGACATTTTTGTAGTTGGGCACGCGGCTAGTTTGACTCGGACATTGCAGACGACACCTCTTATTTATAATGCCAGCTTTTACAACCTAAACAGCTTTCCACAGCCTCGCTCTACCCTTTTCCGCTCGTATCACCGGCCAAGTCATCAGATTTCTAACGTAGCTTCTGGCATTTCTCGAGCATTAAAAATACAGCTGAGTGGTGTCGCAGCGTAAAACTGATAACTCTACCTCAATCAAACACGTTTGTATTAACGAACGATGCCCAGGCCTGTAGGTACGAGTACAGCATTTCCTTAGCTAACGTCAGCCACGACCCACACGTGGCCTCGTATTTGACAACGTGCTATGGCGTGAGTATACACCCGTTCCGCTGTCTTGGCTTTCGCTCGTTCGTTGCGCACTTTCGCGATTGCCTCACTTGCATTTCCGCTCCTCTTTGCCGCGTTTATGCCATGGGCTTGCCGGGTGTTCATTTCAGGAGAGCCGGGACGAGTTGAATCACGGCTGTCGGGCGGGCAACTCTGAGATCTCGCCGAATAATGGAGGCTACGACCACACGGGGCCAACCATCGTTGCGCGGGCTTGCTCGTCCTCTCAGGACTCGAGTGGACTGAGCGACTCGGCCCTGCTGCCGCCAAAGTCCTCACCTCTCGACTCGAAGCTCCAGCTAGTCTGTCCTCTGCCCAGGCCCAGACTGCGCAAGAAGAACCAAACCGAGCCTCAGCAAGACGCCACTACTGCCCGCGGCCTGGCGGGACACTGTAACTTCGACGTGGTCACCGACGGAAGTGTGTTTGGTGACTTGTACAACGGTACGTTGCACGAGGACAAGACGTCGCGTGACGATGCCGCTGCGGTCGGTGCTGCTCAGTGCCGGCGCCACAAGTCCGTGGGCGCGCTCACGGCGGCCGTCAGGCCTTCGGACAACGACAGCGTGTCGACTCTGGGCGATGATGTCCTGAACGGATTCACGAGGCACGGATCTACCGCAGAGGTGCGCTCGTGCTTCAATAGGGTCATGTTCGCGGACGGCTTCGGAGATGAAGACGTTGGCCTCGCACGCTGGAGAGACTCGGTGCTCACGGAGGAGTCTGACGACTCCGAAGTGCCCCACCGCAGCCGAGCTCAGGCCACGGAGGCGGGTGAGGCCAAGCTTATCGACGCACCGTCGTTAGAGGTGCGTATATGGCTCTGTCTTCGATATGAGGTGAATGTCGCGAGCTTACCGCTTTCTTGTGCCTGCGTGTAGTACCATGCATGAGCCTGGTGACACGTTATTAAGCATTCGTCGATTGAATAATTCCGCAGACAAATTACTTTGACGCCTCGAGCATGATGTCGTTGTGCTAATGAGGCGAAAACGTTTTCAGTTCAAAAATATTGATGGGGGCAGGGGGGAGGGACTCGAAAGGATGGGACGGCTCTTCAAATATTCATTACACCGCTTTAGCGCTTCTGCCACCAGAGCTGTCTTGCTCTAAAAGGTGTTGCCAAGTTATCGCAGAAAGCGTCAACCCTCTTAACTCCTTTGATGCCTAGTTAAATCGTAAACGCGAGAAGAGGCCGGTAGGACCAGCTTCAAACAAAACTAGCCTTGCAAAGGCGCGCCGGAAATGTATCTATCCATTGTGTACAGAACGCTTACCTAGTTTGTTCAAGTTGGAAGTACTTCTTTGGTTACAGGTTTGCCGCTCTGACCATTTAAGAGGACGACCCGACGCAGAACGCAGCCAGTATAGGGACGATGGGAATGAAGGAAGTTTGGCTATCGTTTTAGCAGTTTGGCTGACATCAGATTGCGTGAATTCTACATTTACTGTTGGTGAAAGGCGACCAAGGCCTCGAACTTCTCTACTGTCAAATCCTGCTATTATTCTTCACAAGAGtggcttgctgggcgagttggtactgcaTCATCGTAGAAAGCATCGTTTGTGCTGTATACATGTGGTTCTTTCATGGTCTGCGTTTTTTTGTGCTGCTTTCTACGATCATTTTTCACTGAtacttaaagaggccctgcactCAAATTTTACCCTCAGAGTTCTGCATTACAAGGAGTTCTCCGTATCGTCCCGAGATGAACTCAGAAAGAATTTTGGGATTGACTTGGACAAACAAAAGTTATTCAACTTACCAATTCAGTATAAAGTATGACTACAGAAATTCGCACGCCATTTCGCATTTCACTCACCCGGTGAAGTTGCATGTTGGTTCCAATCAAAACGCGGCTTACATCTCGCAGTAGCGGAACTTTTCCGCACATTGTGGCATTCCTACCGCAAGCCGCCGGGCTTCGTTACCACAGGTTACAATAACCACATGGGCCGTTAGGCCGACAGCGCAAAACTACAACAGCTTCACCAAATAGCAGAGCTTGACAGAGAGTGCAGCGAAATCGGGAGCTTTGCCACAGAGAAATAAGTGGTTGTACCCTGATGCAGATATTAAAAGTACGATATATTGGTGAATACAGAACTTTGTGTAGGCCATTGGACAGTGCTTCCTGTGTCAAATgcatacaaaatgaaataataaagcaCAATTAAAGCACAGCGTTGCTTGATTAAAGCACAAATTTATCTCTTTCGTAATCATAACAGGCACAAAGCATGTTTCTATTTTTAAAGTCCTCGCAATGAATACATCGTAAGCATGCGAATTATGTTTTATATTCCAAACAGATCAACTCGTATTGCACGTGCCTTCGCGTCACATCCGCTCTCAGACATTGTTGGTGTAACACGCTGCAGTCGGTGCGGGAACCGATTTCAGGGCCAAATCAAGTCCCATAGTAAGCAAACGTACAATAAAACAACATTCGTAATTTgggctgcagggcccctttaaacacgTACTTCTATAGTAATCTATGGCATGGTTCCAGGGGCACTTGCTACTTAAGGGTGGCCGCTGAGATACGTAAGGCGTAGTGCCTATGCCTTTTGCACGATAAGCTAGTTACGTTATGAAATAATTCGAGGACAGCTGAAAACACAAACTCTTTGGTAACCGTTCCTGTAAAATCTGCTGCACACTGAAAGGCACACAGTTTCTTTAAAATACGTTGCTTTTATCACAGTGTCGAGCTTTGAAggtgacgtttcttttttttttaatagtttttGTCATCATGATTGCAACCTGTAGACGATCAGCCACCTGAATGGACTTGTAGGCGTGCGTTCGTCAACGTTCTGAATCCTTGGTCACGCCCATAAGCATGATCATCCTACACACACTTGTATCGAATCTTGCAAAAAAAATCAAGATGATTTCATCAGAGTTTGGAACGATTGGATCTCCATCGGTTATGAGGACGCTACCTTCCAATCATTAGTTTGCCTCGAAAAGGTTCACGTATACCAAAAGTACGAAGAGTCGGGCATGTTAGTTATTTATAACAATTTATTTATAAGAAATTAGTTGTTTATAACTGTACGATTGGTACAGCTAGCGCAAAGCAGACACGACGGGATGATTACGCCTGTCCGTCTTATCTCATTGataccgccccccctccccccttcttatGACAGTAAACCGGGTGCATGCCTGGCTGTCCTCCTCGTCTTCTATTGTCACTTTTTTTAGCTTCTCATTGAGTAGTAGTGCGGCAGCACTTGTGTTCAAACGATCACTTTGCATGTCTGTGGAATCAGTTAGAAGGGAATGAAACTTTAAAAATTTATTTGAACTTTAAGGAGACTAATATAGTCGAAATTGAATCAAATCGGCTAATCATAGAAATCATAGAAATCTGGCtcgtaaaaaaaagaacgataaaTTATTTTAATTACCAAGTAGGTCGCGAAAGACATGTAGGAGGCTGGTTGTCCCTGAAGCAGTCGGCGTCAACTTTTTTTGTATTTGCTAAAGAAGACGGTAGTATTAGCTCAAAATTTGCAGATACTAATGTGGTTATGCCATCACAGGTATTAGTCGTTCTGCTGTGCACAATTTCACAGCGGACGCGTAAGCAATGTTACTTAAGGCTGCAGTCATTTCACTTTCTTGTTTCCGTTTTGCAAGGGCTGTACTGAACTTTAATGTATGTTTGTTTTTGTCTCGTTCTTTAGTTTTGTCaaagtgttcgtttttttttttacttttccaaCTTCTTTCCTGTTTCTCTCCTCCTACCTTCCTTTCCTAACTCTTCCCTCCTCCCGTAAGTGTAGGCAggtgttgtgcccctctaggtggcagctaccagcctgctctctccctatttcctctgtgtcctggTGCATTTGTATATTCATATCAAATAATAAGAATTATTATCATTCAGCGACTTTGTCGATAACACGAGTACACCACTATACTCCATGTATACTTTATTTCTATTGTGAGCGGAATTAAAGAGATAACAGCGTGAATCCGGTCCGATTGTGTGATTAGGTTTGGATATCTCGACTACTGCGCGTCGTGAGACTTTGTGCATGATGTCATTTTAAACAGGACATGAGGCCAACAGATAATTAAACGTTGGCctcattatctgttggcttcatgtgattgtgcctaacaaaaaaacaacaaaaaacatgcttgatccttccgtcataggaatcggtataacacgaaactgaaacgtgtcctcgcagaagtaatttttttttgtttactatgcattgatatacgagagcttggacaatgtatattggtgtttggcagctatagcatcgcttgatgtggacgcacccaagttgtcgcctggtggcacatctccatcccgacgaataACGTCCGTGAACATGATTAAACATttgtgatagctgtagtagttaacatgcACGTGGACACAtcatatggtgaattccgcgcaaatatggcttcaacatgcacataattcgcaactttcagcaactatagggggcgccacaagaTATCCAACATGGCTGTCGATCCGGTGATCGCCCGCACGCACGGAGTCATCGTCGCATGTGTTTGTCGTTGGTTGCTGCCGCTTGCCggctaggataattttccaccgcattCAACTTCCGATGCCGGAAGTAGCTCACGCTTGAGCGCATAAACTGTGAGACACACAGCACGATTTTAATGTGatttgacgtcctacgcgctGAACGGTGATGTTTCGCCGTACTCGGTCGC includes these proteins:
- the LOC119397658 gene encoding uncharacterized protein LOC119397658 → MADVRHTPPVSLLDQVASDKSKVFTVALRKAPGGGLGLGILKDCSGPAETGYVRVHELYPGQPAQLCGRLRTGDVILKVNGVRLLGKSTAQALEILRAASGLVTLTVYRQQSEPNSDSSESRDELNHGCRAGNSEISPNNGGYDHTGPTIVARACSSSQDSSGLSDSALLPPKSSPLDSKLQLVCPLPRPRLRKKNQTEPQQDATTARGLAGHCNFDVVTDGSVFGDLYNGTLHEDKTSRDDAAAVGAAQCRRHKSVGALTAAVRPSDNDSVSTLGDDVLNGFTRHGSTAEVRSCFNRVMFADGFGDEDVGLARWRDSVLTEESDDSEVPHRSRAQATEAGEAKLIDAPSLEIECVSVKLHRGWHTKLGFSIRDCDPDARDTPNAPVVKAVYPGSLASRDGRIRTGDFLVQVNGCDFIGCFAKDAVDYIRKCSGMLQLLFVRVHKSHAAPDQK